In Verrucomicrobiia bacterium, one DNA window encodes the following:
- a CDS encoding GrpB family protein, with protein sequence MPIPVIMAAYNPDWPQMAAGYAEQLRVLGPVLMTVHHIGSTAVPGLAAKPIFDLMPLVTDLADLDRERGCIEALGYDWLGELGIPGRRYCKRDDETGTRIVQLHFFQADSPHVERHIAFRNYLRAHPEVARAYETEKRRARDLHPNDSYAYTDEKAAWIQKTEATALIWFAEQNPVKR encoded by the coding sequence ATGCCGATTCCAGTCATCATGGCTGCCTATAATCCCGATTGGCCGCAGATGGCAGCCGGCTACGCGGAACAGTTGCGCGTCCTCGGCCCGGTCCTTATGACCGTCCATCATATCGGCTCGACCGCGGTGCCAGGGCTGGCGGCCAAGCCCATCTTCGATCTGATGCCGCTGGTCACCGATCTGGCCGACCTCGATCGGGAACGTGGGTGCATTGAGGCGCTCGGCTACGATTGGCTCGGCGAGTTGGGCATACCGGGACGGCGCTATTGTAAACGTGACGATGAAACCGGTACCCGCATTGTTCAGCTTCACTTTTTCCAGGCAGATTCGCCCCACGTCGAGCGTCACATCGCCTTTAGAAACTATTTGCGCGCGCATCCCGAAGTGGCCCGCGCTTACGAAACCGAAAAACGCCGGGCGCGAGACCTTCACCCGAATGATTCATATGCCTACACGGATGAGAAGGCCGCGTGGATTCAAAAAACGGAAGCCACCGCACTGATTTGGTTTGCCGAACAGAATCCCGTAAAGCGGTAA